A portion of the Paenibacillus sp. PvR098 genome contains these proteins:
- a CDS encoding barstar family protein, whose translation MRKVLLDGNLIQERSQLHDFLKQELQLPDSYGSNLDALWDCLTGWIQLPLTIQWIGLEASRRHLGEYADQLLELLSEAEQEIDGFYLEVIE comes from the coding sequence GTGCGCAAGGTATTGTTAGACGGCAATCTCATTCAGGAACGGAGCCAGTTACACGACTTTCTAAAACAAGAACTGCAGCTTCCGGACTCGTACGGAAGTAATTTGGACGCTTTGTGGGATTGTTTGACAGGGTGGATACAGCTGCCGCTAACCATACAATGGATAGGACTCGAAGCAAGCAGGCGGCATTTGGGCGAATATGCGGATCAACTGCTCGAACTTCTAAGTGAAGCTGAACAAGAAATAGATGGCTTTTATTTGGAAGTCATCGAATAA
- a CDS encoding ribonuclease domain-containing protein, whose protein sequence is MTEVRRKQDLLKLWKWLCTVLILGLAVGLSGCALIADQENTNSQKTAVLTGFNEVAEYISKHGKLPDNFITKNEARKLGWEPQKGNLPEVAPGKSIGGDVFRNREGLLPKKNGRIWYEADINYKKGTRGSDRIVFSNDGLIYKTTDHYKTFTPM, encoded by the coding sequence ATGACTGAAGTTCGGAGGAAACAAGACTTGTTGAAATTATGGAAATGGCTATGTACCGTTCTTATTCTGGGATTAGCGGTTGGTCTAAGTGGTTGTGCCCTTATAGCAGATCAAGAGAATACCAATTCACAGAAGACAGCTGTATTAACCGGATTTAATGAGGTTGCAGAATATATCTCGAAGCACGGGAAGCTTCCGGACAATTTTATTACGAAGAATGAAGCCAGAAAATTAGGCTGGGAACCGCAAAAGGGAAATTTACCTGAAGTAGCGCCGGGCAAAAGCATAGGCGGCGATGTCTTCCGAAATCGTGAAGGGTTACTCCCCAAGAAGAACGGAAGAATATGGTATGAGGCCGATATCAATTATAAAAAAGGCACCCGCGGCAGTGACCGGATTGTCTTCTCTAATGATGGACTCATATATAAGACAACAGATCATTATAAAACGTTTACCCCGATGTAA
- the qoxD gene encoding cytochrome aa3 quinol oxidase subunit IV, with protein sequence MDKKAKGFPLGHVFGFILSLLLTFSAAGVALRTSLPFHTIMWIIGSLAVVQAALQLFMFMHVSEGEDRHTQVINIVYGILMAVIIVLGTIWVMSFGDHMH encoded by the coding sequence ATGGATAAAAAAGCGAAAGGCTTTCCCCTAGGGCATGTCTTTGGATTCATATTATCTCTTTTGCTCACCTTTTCCGCAGCAGGCGTCGCTTTAAGAACATCGTTACCTTTTCACACCATTATGTGGATTATCGGCTCATTAGCCGTAGTTCAAGCAGCATTGCAGCTGTTCATGTTCATGCATGTCAGCGAGGGTGAAGACCGTCATACTCAAGTCATTAATATCGTTTATGGAATTCTTATGGCAGTTATCATTGTACTCGGAACCATCTGGGTGATGTCATTTGGAGACCATATGCATTAA
- the qoxC gene encoding cytochrome aa3 quinol oxidase subunit III: MSANVSTTQPLEYQTEQNRMNILGFWIFLGAEIVLFATLFGVYGVLYERYAGGPTHQDIIMMREVMIQTVLLLTSSFTCGLAIMEMRRNHLKGLITWLVVTLLLGVGFLIMEVNEFIHYVHLGATMQTSAFLSSFFVLLGTHGLHVTMGIGWGILIIIQLLQRGLTPVTARKTFIIGLYWHFLDVIWIFIFTFVYLKGMVA, encoded by the coding sequence ATGTCGGCTAACGTAAGCACAACGCAGCCTTTGGAATACCAAACAGAACAGAACCGCATGAATATTCTCGGCTTCTGGATCTTCCTTGGTGCAGAGATTGTCTTATTTGCAACGCTTTTCGGTGTATACGGGGTGCTTTACGAACGGTACGCGGGAGGTCCGACCCATCAAGACATCATTATGATGAGAGAAGTCATGATTCAAACCGTGCTTCTATTGACAAGCAGCTTTACCTGCGGTCTGGCGATCATGGAGATGCGTCGTAATCATCTCAAAGGCTTGATCACGTGGCTTGTTGTCACCTTACTGCTTGGCGTGGGCTTTCTCATCATGGAAGTGAATGAATTTATCCATTACGTTCATTTGGGCGCTACGATGCAAACGAGTGCTTTCCTTTCCAGCTTTTTCGTTCTGCTTGGGACCCACGGGCTTCATGTGACCATGGGGATCGGCTGGGGGATCCTGATTATTATTCAGCTTCTGCAAAGAGGGCTAACACCCGTAACGGCTCGAAAAACATTTATTATCGGACTGTATTGGCACTTTTTGGACGTCATTTGGATTTTCATCTTTACATTCGTGTATCTCAAAGGGATGGTGGCATAA